The following DNA comes from Tunturibacter psychrotolerans.
TCTCAAAGGTCGTAACAGCATCAAGGTAGGCTTCGAATACGGCTACCTCAACGAGTCCATCTCCGACTTCCATCCCCAGGACGGAGAAGACTTCTATGCTGGCCAATTCAGCCGCAACACACCCGGCACTGCCAACGGAACCGCCGCCAATCCCGCCAAACCCACCGCCCCCGACATCCTGCACGAGCAGGCCTACAATCTCGCCGACTTCCTCTTCGGCGCGCGCAACAGCTATCAGCTAAACAATCTCGCCACCATCGAGTACGAGCGTCGCTGGTACATGGGCTACATACAAGACGACTACAAGTTCAACAACAAGCTCACCTTCAACCTCGGTCTACGCTACGAACTCGTAACTCCGAACTGGGAACAGAACAACCATCTCGCCAACTTCGACCCGACAAACAACACTCTCGTCCAGGCCTCCAGCGGTTCGCTCTACAACAGGTCCCTCATCAATCTCGACAAAAAAGATCTCGCACCGCGCTTCGGCTTTGCCTACCAGATCGATCCCAAGACAGTCTTCCGTGGCGGCTACGGCATCGGCTACGCGCATTACTTCCGCTTCGGTGGCGAAAGCACTCTTGGCTACAACGGTCCCTACATCGTAGATGCAACCATCAACCAAACCCCACCAACTCTTGTCGCTGGCGCAACTCAACCCCTCTGCACCTCACTCACCCAAAACCCCGCCACCTGCTTCCGCACCACACAGTCGGGATACCAGACCAACTTCGCCTCCGCGCAAAACTTCTCCACGCTTGCTGCGCAAACCCGCTACATTCCACGCAACTTCGAGGCAGCCTATGTCCAGGCGTATCACGTCACCGTGCAGCGCGAAGTGATGAAGGACACAACCCTCGAAGTCTCCTACGTCGGAAGCCACGGCGTTCACGTCCCCGTTCTCGCCGACTTCAACCAGGGTTCCACTGAGCCCGTAAGTTGCGACACCATCGCCTCAACCTGCCTCTCACAACAAGCGCGCCGCCCCATCGCGAACTTCACCAACATCCTCACCGCACTTCCCCAGGGCTACCTCATCTACAACTCGCTTCAAACTAAACTCGAGCGCCGCTACAGCAACGGAATCTACCTCATCAACTCCTTCACCTGGTCCCGAGCGATCAACAACGCATCAGCCGATCTCGAAACCTTCGGCGGCGACTCGGCCGTCGTCAATCTCTACAACCCCGCTGCCGATCGCGGTCGCTCCAGCTACGATCAGCCCTTCAACGACACGCTCTCCATCATCGCCGACCTTCCCTTCGGCAGGGGAAGAATGTTCGGCCAAGGTGCTCCCGCTTGGCAGCAGGCAACCTTAGGCGGCTGGCAGCTTTCTGCAATCAACGTCGTCACCAGCGGTCTCCCTATCAACCTCACCTACACTCCAAACTCCGGCGTCGTCGTCTCTAGCGCCAGCGCCACTTATTCGGTTCGTCCAAATCTCGTCAGTACGCCGAACGCGGTCTACGCGCCGAAGTCGAGCTGGAAGAAGGGAAGCAGCACACTCACCGGAACGCTGGTCGCCAGTCAAGTTGCCGTCCCAACCGCCAGCCAGTACTTTGGCAACTCGGGACGCAACAGCCTGCGCGGACCTGCCTTCGCCCAGTTGGATCTCGCACTCCACAAATCGATTCCCCTCTGGTCCGACGTCAGCAAGCTCGAGTTCCGGGTCGAAGCCTTCAACGCTCTCAACTCCACAAACTTCCAGTATCCCGATAGCGCCGTCACTGACGGTGGAAGCTTCGGAGCCTACAGCTCAGCAGTCGTCTATCCTTCACGACAGGTGCAGCTCGCACTTCGTCTTGCCTTCTAACTTCCTCCCCAGGAAAACTCTGGTCCGGCAGCCACCTCCGCCGGGCCAGAGGCCCTTCTGCAAAACAACTTCTTCGGAGATCCTCTTTTGATGAACGTTCGATACACCTTGCTCTGCGCCTCAGTCCTTGCCTTGGGAGCGCAAACCTTCGCCCACTCGCAGACACCTTCCGACAACAACATCCGCATGAACCAGATTCAGGTCATCGGTTCTCACAACAGCTATCACGCCGGAATCGCACCCAGCGAGTCCAAACTCATGAGCGAAAATAATCCCAAGCTGTACCAGGGGTTCGAGTACCGCCACCGTCCTCTCGACCAACAACTCAACTCAGGCATCCGTCAGATCGAGCTCGATATCTACGCCGACACCAAGGGCGGCCTCTACGCGCACCCCAGCGGCCCCACGAACGTTGCCGCCGCTGGCCTGCCAGCCGATCCTGACTTCGATCCGCAGGGTCGCATGAGCAAGCCCGGCTTCAAGGTCATGCACGTTCAGGACTTCGACTACCGCAGCACATGCCAGCCCTTCATCGCGTGCCTCCAGATCGTTCGCACCTGGTCGAAGGCTCACCCACAGCACGTCCCCGTCTACATCCTGCTCGAAACCAAGCAGAGCGATCTCCCGGAAAAATACCACGCCACTCCCATCGAAAAATTCACCTCAGCAACATTCGACGCACTCGACGCGGAGATTCGCTCGGTCTTCTCACCTAAAGAAATCATCACGCCCGATCAGGTCAGAGGAAAGCACAAAACACTCGAAGAGGCCGTGCTTCAGAACCAGTGGCCCACCCTCAAGAAAGCTCGCGGCAAAGTGGTCTTCTTAATGGACCAGCGCCCCGTCGGCCCCGTCTACCTCGAAGGACATGACGGGCTACACGGACGCATCATCTTCACCAACGCAGTTCCCGGCCAGCCTGACTGCGCCTTCACCGAAGAGAACGACGGAACCCAGGAGACCATCGCCGCTCTGGTTCGCAAAGGCTACATCGTACGTACTCGTACCGATGCCGACACCAAAGAGGCTCGTACTGGCGACACTACGCGTCGCGAGACCGCACTCACCAGTGGCGCTCAACTGCTCAGCACAGACTATCCCGCCTCTGAGCCATCCACGTGGACCAGCTACTCCGTCAGTCTTCCCGACAACGCCATCGCTCGCTGCAATCCAATCAACGCACCGACGGAATGTTCAAACAGCGCTCTAAACTCTGCAAACGGCAACTAAGACAAACAGTAGCCGCAAATCGTCGGACCCACAACGAAAGCCCACATCGATTTTGAGATGTGGGCTTTTCGCGTTAAGTTACAAATAACCCTCACACCCCATCAGCCGCAAACAACTGAAGCAGAGCGTCGCTCGCCTCCTGCACGTCGCGGATCTTGAACTCCGGGTCGAGCCGTAGCGCCTTCGCCCTCGGCGCCAATGCGGTCAAAGTCTCCACGACCGTCTCAGCCGACAGATGCGGTGTGCTCGGTCCCACCAGAATGTACTCCACGCCATCCGTCTGCAGCAGGGTCTTTGCATCGCGAAACGAGCAAGTCGCTCTCACATCGTAGCCATGCTGCGTCAGCACGGCTCTCACAAACACACAAAGATCCACCGACTCATCCACCACCACCACCCGCGGCCCCTCTCTCTTCTTCGCCGCCTCAGCTGGCCGCTCCTTCAGATAAGACTGGATCGCCTCCTCCTCCGTCGCATAGCTCTCCAGAGAAGCTGATACCTTTGTCATCTTCAGCAGATCCAGAAGAAACTGCGGCGACCCAGCTAGCCGAAGATCCCCACCGCGTCTTCGCATCCGTTCGGAGTAGCGCACCAGTAGCCCCAGCCCAATACTGTCCAACCGGCTTATTCCGCTCAGCTCCACCACCAGCTGCGAAAACTCCCACGCACCACCCTCCAGCGCTACCTCCAGCGCCTTCACCTCTTCGCCCAGGACAATACGGCCCTTGCATCGGATTAGAAAGACTTTCCCAATATGGCGCGACATCAGTGTTAGCAACATGAAATCCTCGTCAGCCAGGTCTTCGAAGCTTCCCTTACCAAAAAAGAGAGATCACCTGGAGCTGTGGTGCACCCATCATCGCACCACTCGCGGCGCCCTTAGTCTCGTCGAAAAATAATTTGAAAAATCTTTGCCAAATTTGGCGTATGAGTTATATCCAATTCGCTACAATTAAATAAGAGATCGAATTCAAGGGCTGCCTGCGGCGAAAGCTGTGGCAGCCCTTCCTTTTTAACGTTCACAACGAACCACCAACACACCAGGAAGGACCACGAACGTTCCACATCCTGCAGCGACCCAACGAGAAGGGAAGTGAAACGACCTCTTCCTAACTGCAACAAAACAAGTATTTTAGCCGTAACCCACATGGATGCAATATTTTAGCGGCATACCCCGCCGCTAAGTTATTGCATCCATTTCACTTATCCCCAAAATACACCCGGGTGGGGGAGGGGGGGTACACAACCGCACGACGAGGAGAGCAAAAATGGAAACCGCCATCTGCCGCCACATCAAAACCAACGGACGCCGCTGCAAATCACCCTCCTTAGGCCTCTCCGCCTTCTGTTACTTCCACTCCCGCCTCCTCCGCCGACACAAGCATCTTGTTGAAAATGCAACAGTTCTTCCCGTAAACCACCCCAAGCCACAGGCGTCCGCAGCCGAAACACCCCAATATCTCCCCGAAGCCGTTCCCCTCGAGCTCGACCTCCCGCCCCTCGAAGACGTCGAGTCCATCCAAGTATCCATCTCCCTCCTCGTCGCCGCCCTCGCTCGCAACCGCATCGATTCAAAACGCGCCGCAGTCCTGCTCTACGGCCTCCAACTCGCCTCCACCAACGCCCGCTCGGTAACCATTGAGCCCGCCGCGGCGTCAATTGTCCGTACCCTGGCCCGCACCAAATCCGGCCTGGACCTGGCGGTCGACGGGAACTAGTTGTCAGCCAAGGACGTAAGACAGGTAATCTTGTGCCATGGAAGTAGCTCTCAAACTCGATCCGATCTCCCCGATAGCTCTCTATCGCCAGATCTACGATGGCCTGCGCGATGGGATCATCGGGGGGCGGTTTGAGGCTGGCACCCAACTACCTGCCTCCAGGGCCCTCGCCGCATCCCTTGGTGTCTCGCGAATTACCGTCACCGAGTGTTACGAGCGACTCATCTCGGAGGGATATCTCGAGACCAGGCGCGGCTCCGGAACCTTTGTCTCTACCAGACTTCCGGAATGGGACATGTATGCCACCAATTCGAACATCGCTCTCGTTCCGCAAATTCGGAGTGAGATACCCAAACGGCTCTCCCGATACGGCCAGCTCCTCGACGTGCCACTCCGTCCCCCCGTCCCGCCCGAGATGATTCGGTTGGATTCGCACGGACCCGACGTAGCCGCTTTTCCGATAAAGCTCTGGACTCGACTCTTGGTTCGGCGCATGCAGGAGGGTGCCCTAAGCCTTCTGCAATATACGCAGGAGTGGAGCGGCAGTACCGACCTGAAGATAGCCGTGGCTCACTATCTGCGTGTGTCGCGCGCCGTCGTATGCGACCCCAGTCAGATCATCATCACCAGCGGATCGCAACAGGCCCTTTACTTTGCGGCAAGAATCTTCCTCGATCAATCGGACTACGCCGCGATGGAAGCTCCGGGGTATCGTTTCG
Coding sequences within:
- a CDS encoding TonB-dependent receptor, which encodes MFPNFPVTQDQRPPFSSHKALLSNVVTLCTVLMALFALAVAPAKAQFDSASVLGTVKDPSGAAIGSASVTLLSPAKGVQSVRQTDANGDYEFTNVQPGEYTVTVQANGFEKSDTDRFVVTVGARQRVDLALKVGSDNQTVTVSGAATLLETDTSDRGETIQTREAVTLPLNGRSYADLSTLVPGVRKSLLETLSAPPRDASYNVNGQNSMTNNFQLDGVDNNAYQTANQGFSNEAVIPSPDAVQEFKVQTDNYSAEYGRAGGAIVNATIRSGTNQFHGVVYDYLRNTDLNAYGPFIGSGVKPTLVQNQFGGTLGGPIKKDKLFFFADYEGLRVVNRTIQTAVVPTAAQAKGIFTDAAGNPIALSNPITGVKYPNGIIPAGDQSPFAAKVLSILQADAAPNTNVAPGGQNFTSTPANTNNGNKGDIRVDAYISPRSTAFARYSQSSSVVFLAPNIPGLAGGNSNGTLYAYTRQIAGGYNFTPTSNSILQLRLGLTWTQSGKSPVNIGADNLLADFNIPNIPSDPSVNGGLNSQAVTGFSQFGRQTTNPQFTSPYVANPKVNYGFLKGRNSIKVGFEYGYLNESISDFHPQDGEDFYAGQFSRNTPGTANGTAANPAKPTAPDILHEQAYNLADFLFGARNSYQLNNLATIEYERRWYMGYIQDDYKFNNKLTFNLGLRYELVTPNWEQNNHLANFDPTNNTLVQASSGSLYNRSLINLDKKDLAPRFGFAYQIDPKTVFRGGYGIGYAHYFRFGGESTLGYNGPYIVDATINQTPPTLVAGATQPLCTSLTQNPATCFRTTQSGYQTNFASAQNFSTLAAQTRYIPRNFEAAYVQAYHVTVQREVMKDTTLEVSYVGSHGVHVPVLADFNQGSTEPVSCDTIASTCLSQQARRPIANFTNILTALPQGYLIYNSLQTKLERRYSNGIYLINSFTWSRAINNASADLETFGGDSAVVNLYNPAADRGRSSYDQPFNDTLSIIADLPFGRGRMFGQGAPAWQQATLGGWQLSAINVVTSGLPINLTYTPNSGVVVSSASATYSVRPNLVSTPNAVYAPKSSWKKGSSTLTGTLVASQVAVPTASQYFGNSGRNSLRGPAFAQLDLALHKSIPLWSDVSKLEFRVEAFNALNSTNFQYPDSAVTDGGSFGAYSSAVVYPSRQVQLALRLAF
- a CDS encoding phosphatidylinositol-specific phospholipase C1-like protein yields the protein MNVRYTLLCASVLALGAQTFAHSQTPSDNNIRMNQIQVIGSHNSYHAGIAPSESKLMSENNPKLYQGFEYRHRPLDQQLNSGIRQIELDIYADTKGGLYAHPSGPTNVAAAGLPADPDFDPQGRMSKPGFKVMHVQDFDYRSTCQPFIACLQIVRTWSKAHPQHVPVYILLETKQSDLPEKYHATPIEKFTSATFDALDAEIRSVFSPKEIITPDQVRGKHKTLEEAVLQNQWPTLKKARGKVVFLMDQRPVGPVYLEGHDGLHGRIIFTNAVPGQPDCAFTEENDGTQETIAALVRKGYIVRTRTDADTKEARTGDTTRRETALTSGAQLLSTDYPASEPSTWTSYSVSLPDNAIARCNPINAPTECSNSALNSANGN
- a CDS encoding STAS domain-containing protein, which gives rise to MLLTLMSRHIGKVFLIRCKGRIVLGEEVKALEVALEGGAWEFSQLVVELSGISRLDSIGLGLLVRYSERMRRRGGDLRLAGSPQFLLDLLKMTKVSASLESYATEEEAIQSYLKERPAEAAKKREGPRVVVVDESVDLCVFVRAVLTQHGYDVRATCSFRDAKTLLQTDGVEYILVGPSTPHLSAETVVETLTALAPRAKALRLDPEFKIRDVQEASDALLQLFAADGV